One Gossypium hirsutum isolate 1008001.06 chromosome A11, Gossypium_hirsutum_v2.1, whole genome shotgun sequence genomic window carries:
- the LOC107944027 gene encoding ethylene-insensitive protein 2 isoform X1 has product MEAEAGNVNLQPGGVHRLLPAVLPVLLIAIGYIDPGKWVVTIEGGARFGFDLVIPMLLFNFAAILCQYLSARISIVTGKDLAQICCDEYEKTTRIFLGVQAELSMIVLDLTMVLGVAHGINLLFGIDLSTSVFLAALDAVLFPVFASLLYHCRASLLCMYAAGFVLLSYVSGVLISQPEISLTMAGMLTKLSGESAFALMSLLGASIMPHNFYLHSSIVQQYQGPSNISKGILCHNHFFAIVCVFSGLFLINYLLMNSAATVFHSAGLVLLTFQDAMSLLEQVFRNGVLSIIFMLVMFLSNQITASTWNLGGQVVLHDFLGLEIPGWLHRATIRNIASVPALYCVWTSGVEGIYQLLIFTQVMIALLLPSSVIPLFRIASSRPIMGVYKISPVVEFLALTTFMGMLGIKIIFLVEMIFGDSDWASNLRSNADISKSVPFVVLLVTAGASFSLMLWLAATPLKSASSLYKVQTWKWDLNRTVPEAAIEREENGLSETRYHGDEPAHIGERSSIPEKSTESSLDLSSSDYDLDLPETIMESDQEIRLSTVNENSSNIIQPSPSVYSTESVSIIEPASTVVNEAADDDLPSTKTPQIESMNPMERTVSLEGDLLIDDLGETWEPEEPSKPPSGSISSLTSDGPPSFQSLSGKNDDGGSGTGSLSRLAGLGRAARRQLAAILDEFWGQLYDLHGQPTQEAKAKKLDVLLGIDSKLVKVDTTGKEHGGYFPSVGGRTSDTLIGSSPYGYSRGSSPMWSSHMQLLDAYVQNSSRNVDSGERRHSSLRTAMSGDKWDYQPATVHGYQMKSYLNRIAKDRNSDSFNGQMELQAPNSRALGPTNYRNSMALTLEQKLQNRITPAQEPGFQNVAVSINSPLQSEGYYYNIGSPGTNDNSGTSVNTKKFHSLPSISGLSVPHRDLYMSEKNAPWDSSIGYGSAAGQTMYSNAGSRTRVPLVFDELSQPKGYRDAFPVQLSSSPGSGSLWSRQPFEQFGVAEKKQTAGSEVPGSGLNSMSWDTASGMDLEAKLLQSFRHCIVKLLKLDGSDWLFRQNDGADEDLIDRVAARERFLYDAEAKQMNQALCTGESQYSSPERKYGSTLKSNEASLANILISSVPQCGEGCIWKADLIISFGVWCIHRILDLSLMESRPELWGKYTYDLNRLQGIIDPAFSKPRSPMLPCFCLQIPADYQQRSSPPVSNGVLPPTAKPGRGKCTNAATLLDIIKDVEIAISCRKGRSGTAAGDVAFPKGKENLASVLKRYKRRLSNLVGTHEGLSSRKVPTSAPLSASYGS; this is encoded by the exons ATGGAAGCCGAGGCAGGGAATGTGAACCTCCAACCAGGTGGTGTTCATCGGTTGCTTCCTGCTGTTTTACCTGTTCTTCTAATAGCGATCGGGTACATCGACCCTGGGAAGTGGGTTGTAACTATCGAAGGAGGTGCCCGTTTTGGTTTTGATTTGGTAATCCCGATGCTTCTTTTCAATTTCGCTGCTATTTTGTGTCAATACCTATCGGCTAGAATCAGTATAGTCACTGGAAAAGATCTTGCTCAG ATTTGCTGTGATGAGTACGAGAAAACGACTCGAATTTTCTTAGGAGTTCAAGCGGAGCTTTCCATGATCGTATTAGACCTTACTATG GTTTTGGGTGTTGCACACGGGATAAATCTTCTCTTCGGgattgatttgtcaacaagtgttTTTTTAGCTGCTCTCGATGCTGTTTTATTCCCGGTTTTTGCCTCTCTCTTG TATCATTGCAGGGCAAGTTTACTATGCATGTATGCAGCTGGTTTTGTATTGCTTTCTTATGTTTCCGGAGTGCTCATCAGTCAACCCGAAATTTCTCTTACCATGGCTGGGATGCTAACTAAGTTGAGTGGCGAGAGTGCATTTGCATTGATGAGTCTCCTTGGAGCAAGCATCATGCCCCACAATTTTTATCTACATTCTTCTATTGTTCAG CAGTATCAAGGACCGTCAAATATTTCCAAGGGTATCTTATGCCACAACCATTTCTTTGCCATTGTATGCGTCTTCAGTGGCCTTTTTCTCATAAATTACTTGCTGATGAACTCGGCCGCAACTGTCTTCCACAGTGCCGGCCTCGTCTTGCTCACTTTTCAAGATGCTATGTCACTACTCGAACag GTGTTTAGGAATGGAGTGCTGTCCATAATCTTTATGCTGGTTATGTTCTTATCGAATCAAATTACTGCATCAACCTGGAATCTAGGAGGGCAAGTTGTTTTGCACGATTTCCTCGGGCTTGAAATACCAGGTTGGCTTCATCGTGCAACAATCAGAAATATTGCATCTGTTCCAGCTCTTTATTGTGTTTGGACTTCCGGAGTCGAAGGGATATATCAGTTGCTTATCTTCACTCAGGTTATGATAGCTCTTTTACTTCCGTCATCAGTGATCCCTCTCTTTCGGATTGCTTCGTCGAGACCGATCATGGGTGTCTATAAGATATCTCCAGTTGTTGAGTTTCTGGCACTGACTACATTCATGGGGATGCTCGGGATAAAGATAATATTCCTGGTAGAAATGATTTTTGGGGATAGTGATTGGGCCAGTAATTTGAGATCGAATGCTGATATTAGCAAGTCTGTTCCGTTCGTTGTTCTTCTCGTAACTGCTGGTGCATCGTTTTCTTTGATGCTTTGGTTAGCAGCTACTCCTTTAAAATCCGCTAGTTCCTTGTACAAAGTTCAAACATGGAAATGGGACTTGAATAGAACTGTTCCCGAGGCAGCTATAGAGAGAGAAGAAAATGGTTTAAGTGAAACTAGATATCATGGAGATGAACCTGCTCATATTGGGGAAAGATCATCAATACCCGAAAAGTCTACCGAGAGTAGTTTGGATTTATCTTCTTCGGATTATGATCTCGATTTGCCCGAAACAATCATGGAGTCTGACCAGGAAATACGTTTGAGTACTGTTAACGAGAATTCTTCTAATATTATACAGCCTAGTCCCTCTGTTTATAGCACCGAGTCAGTATCTATAATTGAGCCAGCTTCAACTGTAGTTAACGAGGCAGCTGATGATGATTTACCGAGCACTAAAACTCCACAGATTGAATCGATGAATCCCATGGAGAGAACAGTGAGTTTAGAGGGAGATCTCCTGATCGATGACCTTGGAGAAACTTGGGAGCCCGAAGAGCCATCAAAACCTCCTTCGGGAAGTATCTCGTCATTAACATCGGACGGCCCTCCTTCATTCCAGAGTCTCAGTGGGAAAAACGATGATGGCGGGAGTGGTACCGGAAGTCTCTCTAGATTAGCTGGATTAGGTCGTGCTGCAAGGCGTCAATTAGCTGCCATTCTTGATGAATTTTGGGGACAACTATACGATCTTCACGGCCAACCTACCCAAGAAGCAAAAGCAAAGAAACTCGATGTATTATTAGGTATTGATTCTAAGCTCGTAAAAGTGGATACTACCGGGAAAGAACATGGTGGGTATTTCCCTTCAGTAGGAGGAAGAACATCCGATACACTTATCGGTTCAAGTCCGTATGGGTATTCAAGAGGATCATCTCCGATGTGGTCAAGTCACATGCAATTATTAGATGCTTATGTTCAAAATTCGAGCCGTAATGTTGATTCTGGTGAAAGGAGGCACTCTAGTTTACGAACTGCAATGTCCGGTGACAAATGGGATTATCAACCAGCTACAGTACACGGATATCAAATGAAATCTTATCTGAATCGAATTGCGAAAGATAGAAACTCTGATAGCTTTAATGGTCAAATGGAGTTACAAGCACCGAATTCTCGAGCCCTCGGACCTACAAATTATCGAAACTCCATGGCTTTGACATTAGAGCAAAAATTGCAAAACAGGATAACTCCTGCTCAAGAACCCGGATTTCAGAATGTTGCGGTTTCTATAAATAGCCCGTTACAATCTGAAGGATATTATTATAACATTGGCTCGCCTGGAACTAATGATAATTCTGGGACATCCGTCAATACGAAGAAGTTTCATAGCTTACCATCCATATCAGGGCTCTCTGTTCCTCATCGGGATCTATACATGTCCGAGAAGAATGCTCCATGGGACAGTTCCATTGGATATGGATCGGCTGCTGGTCAGACTATGTATTCAAATGCCGGGTCAAGGACCAGAGTTCCATTGGTCTTTGATGAGCTTTCTCAACCAAAGGGCTATCGAGATGCTTTTCCGGTACAGTTGAGTTCAAGTCCAGGCAGTGGATCCCTTTGGTCTCGACAACCTTTTGAACAGTTTGGTGTAGCTGAGAAGAAACAAACTGCTGGTAGTGAAGTACCTGGAAGTGGGTTGAACTCGATGTCATGGGATACGGCTTCCGGCATGGATTTAGAGGCCAAGCTTCTTCAATCTTTCCGACATTGTATAGTAAAGCTCTTGAAATTAGACGGGTCCGACTGGTTATTTAGACAAAATGATGGAGCCGACGAGGATTTAATCGATCGTGTAGCCGCAAGGGAGAGGTTTCTTTACGATGCTGAAGCTAAACAGATGAACCAGGCTCTTTGTACGGGTGAATCTCAATACTCATCTCCAGAAAGGAAGTACGGTTCAACACTGAAGAGCAACGAGGCAAGTCTCGCCAACATTTTAATTTCATCTGTTCCTCAGTGTGGCGAGGGCTGCATTTGGAAAGCCGATTTAATAATAAGCTTTGGAGTATGGTGCATTCATCGGATCCTTGATCTTTCGCTGATGGAAAGCCGACCCGAGCTGTGGGGAAAATACACTTATGATCTTAATCGTCTCCAG GGTATCATAGATCCGGCATTTTCGAAACCTCGTTCCCCAATGTTACCCTGCTTCTGCCTTCAAATCCCGGCGGACTACCAGCAAAGATCGAGTCCTCCAGTTTCAAACGGAGTGTTGCCCCCAACCGCGAAACCTGGCCGGGGAAAGTGTACAAATGCAGCCACGCTCTTGGATATAATCAAGGATGTGGAGATCGCTATTTCTTGCCGGAAAGGTCGATCGGGCACTGCTGCCGGCGACGTAGCTTTCCCGAAGGGAAAAGAGAACTTGGCTTCTGTTCTTAAACGCTACAAACGCAGATTGTCCAATCTAGTTGGCACACATGAAGGCCTCAGTTCACGCAAGGTCCCGACATCAGCACCTCTGTCGGCTTCTTATGGATCATAG
- the LOC107944027 gene encoding ethylene-insensitive protein 2 isoform X2 codes for MEAEAGNVNLQPGGVHRLLPAVLPVLLIAIGYIDPGKWVVTIEGGARFGFDLVIPMLLFNFAAILCQYLSARISIVTGKDLAQICCDEYEKTTRIFLGVQAELSMIVLDLTMVLGVAHGINLLFGIDLSTSVFLAALDAVLFPVFASLLYHCRASLLCMYAAGFVLLSYVSGVLISQPEISLTMAGMLTKLSGESAFALMSLLGASIMPHNFYLHSSIVQYQGPSNISKGILCHNHFFAIVCVFSGLFLINYLLMNSAATVFHSAGLVLLTFQDAMSLLEQVFRNGVLSIIFMLVMFLSNQITASTWNLGGQVVLHDFLGLEIPGWLHRATIRNIASVPALYCVWTSGVEGIYQLLIFTQVMIALLLPSSVIPLFRIASSRPIMGVYKISPVVEFLALTTFMGMLGIKIIFLVEMIFGDSDWASNLRSNADISKSVPFVVLLVTAGASFSLMLWLAATPLKSASSLYKVQTWKWDLNRTVPEAAIEREENGLSETRYHGDEPAHIGERSSIPEKSTESSLDLSSSDYDLDLPETIMESDQEIRLSTVNENSSNIIQPSPSVYSTESVSIIEPASTVVNEAADDDLPSTKTPQIESMNPMERTVSLEGDLLIDDLGETWEPEEPSKPPSGSISSLTSDGPPSFQSLSGKNDDGGSGTGSLSRLAGLGRAARRQLAAILDEFWGQLYDLHGQPTQEAKAKKLDVLLGIDSKLVKVDTTGKEHGGYFPSVGGRTSDTLIGSSPYGYSRGSSPMWSSHMQLLDAYVQNSSRNVDSGERRHSSLRTAMSGDKWDYQPATVHGYQMKSYLNRIAKDRNSDSFNGQMELQAPNSRALGPTNYRNSMALTLEQKLQNRITPAQEPGFQNVAVSINSPLQSEGYYYNIGSPGTNDNSGTSVNTKKFHSLPSISGLSVPHRDLYMSEKNAPWDSSIGYGSAAGQTMYSNAGSRTRVPLVFDELSQPKGYRDAFPVQLSSSPGSGSLWSRQPFEQFGVAEKKQTAGSEVPGSGLNSMSWDTASGMDLEAKLLQSFRHCIVKLLKLDGSDWLFRQNDGADEDLIDRVAARERFLYDAEAKQMNQALCTGESQYSSPERKYGSTLKSNEASLANILISSVPQCGEGCIWKADLIISFGVWCIHRILDLSLMESRPELWGKYTYDLNRLQGIIDPAFSKPRSPMLPCFCLQIPADYQQRSSPPVSNGVLPPTAKPGRGKCTNAATLLDIIKDVEIAISCRKGRSGTAAGDVAFPKGKENLASVLKRYKRRLSNLVGTHEGLSSRKVPTSAPLSASYGS; via the exons ATGGAAGCCGAGGCAGGGAATGTGAACCTCCAACCAGGTGGTGTTCATCGGTTGCTTCCTGCTGTTTTACCTGTTCTTCTAATAGCGATCGGGTACATCGACCCTGGGAAGTGGGTTGTAACTATCGAAGGAGGTGCCCGTTTTGGTTTTGATTTGGTAATCCCGATGCTTCTTTTCAATTTCGCTGCTATTTTGTGTCAATACCTATCGGCTAGAATCAGTATAGTCACTGGAAAAGATCTTGCTCAG ATTTGCTGTGATGAGTACGAGAAAACGACTCGAATTTTCTTAGGAGTTCAAGCGGAGCTTTCCATGATCGTATTAGACCTTACTATG GTTTTGGGTGTTGCACACGGGATAAATCTTCTCTTCGGgattgatttgtcaacaagtgttTTTTTAGCTGCTCTCGATGCTGTTTTATTCCCGGTTTTTGCCTCTCTCTTG TATCATTGCAGGGCAAGTTTACTATGCATGTATGCAGCTGGTTTTGTATTGCTTTCTTATGTTTCCGGAGTGCTCATCAGTCAACCCGAAATTTCTCTTACCATGGCTGGGATGCTAACTAAGTTGAGTGGCGAGAGTGCATTTGCATTGATGAGTCTCCTTGGAGCAAGCATCATGCCCCACAATTTTTATCTACATTCTTCTATTGTTCAG TATCAAGGACCGTCAAATATTTCCAAGGGTATCTTATGCCACAACCATTTCTTTGCCATTGTATGCGTCTTCAGTGGCCTTTTTCTCATAAATTACTTGCTGATGAACTCGGCCGCAACTGTCTTCCACAGTGCCGGCCTCGTCTTGCTCACTTTTCAAGATGCTATGTCACTACTCGAACag GTGTTTAGGAATGGAGTGCTGTCCATAATCTTTATGCTGGTTATGTTCTTATCGAATCAAATTACTGCATCAACCTGGAATCTAGGAGGGCAAGTTGTTTTGCACGATTTCCTCGGGCTTGAAATACCAGGTTGGCTTCATCGTGCAACAATCAGAAATATTGCATCTGTTCCAGCTCTTTATTGTGTTTGGACTTCCGGAGTCGAAGGGATATATCAGTTGCTTATCTTCACTCAGGTTATGATAGCTCTTTTACTTCCGTCATCAGTGATCCCTCTCTTTCGGATTGCTTCGTCGAGACCGATCATGGGTGTCTATAAGATATCTCCAGTTGTTGAGTTTCTGGCACTGACTACATTCATGGGGATGCTCGGGATAAAGATAATATTCCTGGTAGAAATGATTTTTGGGGATAGTGATTGGGCCAGTAATTTGAGATCGAATGCTGATATTAGCAAGTCTGTTCCGTTCGTTGTTCTTCTCGTAACTGCTGGTGCATCGTTTTCTTTGATGCTTTGGTTAGCAGCTACTCCTTTAAAATCCGCTAGTTCCTTGTACAAAGTTCAAACATGGAAATGGGACTTGAATAGAACTGTTCCCGAGGCAGCTATAGAGAGAGAAGAAAATGGTTTAAGTGAAACTAGATATCATGGAGATGAACCTGCTCATATTGGGGAAAGATCATCAATACCCGAAAAGTCTACCGAGAGTAGTTTGGATTTATCTTCTTCGGATTATGATCTCGATTTGCCCGAAACAATCATGGAGTCTGACCAGGAAATACGTTTGAGTACTGTTAACGAGAATTCTTCTAATATTATACAGCCTAGTCCCTCTGTTTATAGCACCGAGTCAGTATCTATAATTGAGCCAGCTTCAACTGTAGTTAACGAGGCAGCTGATGATGATTTACCGAGCACTAAAACTCCACAGATTGAATCGATGAATCCCATGGAGAGAACAGTGAGTTTAGAGGGAGATCTCCTGATCGATGACCTTGGAGAAACTTGGGAGCCCGAAGAGCCATCAAAACCTCCTTCGGGAAGTATCTCGTCATTAACATCGGACGGCCCTCCTTCATTCCAGAGTCTCAGTGGGAAAAACGATGATGGCGGGAGTGGTACCGGAAGTCTCTCTAGATTAGCTGGATTAGGTCGTGCTGCAAGGCGTCAATTAGCTGCCATTCTTGATGAATTTTGGGGACAACTATACGATCTTCACGGCCAACCTACCCAAGAAGCAAAAGCAAAGAAACTCGATGTATTATTAGGTATTGATTCTAAGCTCGTAAAAGTGGATACTACCGGGAAAGAACATGGTGGGTATTTCCCTTCAGTAGGAGGAAGAACATCCGATACACTTATCGGTTCAAGTCCGTATGGGTATTCAAGAGGATCATCTCCGATGTGGTCAAGTCACATGCAATTATTAGATGCTTATGTTCAAAATTCGAGCCGTAATGTTGATTCTGGTGAAAGGAGGCACTCTAGTTTACGAACTGCAATGTCCGGTGACAAATGGGATTATCAACCAGCTACAGTACACGGATATCAAATGAAATCTTATCTGAATCGAATTGCGAAAGATAGAAACTCTGATAGCTTTAATGGTCAAATGGAGTTACAAGCACCGAATTCTCGAGCCCTCGGACCTACAAATTATCGAAACTCCATGGCTTTGACATTAGAGCAAAAATTGCAAAACAGGATAACTCCTGCTCAAGAACCCGGATTTCAGAATGTTGCGGTTTCTATAAATAGCCCGTTACAATCTGAAGGATATTATTATAACATTGGCTCGCCTGGAACTAATGATAATTCTGGGACATCCGTCAATACGAAGAAGTTTCATAGCTTACCATCCATATCAGGGCTCTCTGTTCCTCATCGGGATCTATACATGTCCGAGAAGAATGCTCCATGGGACAGTTCCATTGGATATGGATCGGCTGCTGGTCAGACTATGTATTCAAATGCCGGGTCAAGGACCAGAGTTCCATTGGTCTTTGATGAGCTTTCTCAACCAAAGGGCTATCGAGATGCTTTTCCGGTACAGTTGAGTTCAAGTCCAGGCAGTGGATCCCTTTGGTCTCGACAACCTTTTGAACAGTTTGGTGTAGCTGAGAAGAAACAAACTGCTGGTAGTGAAGTACCTGGAAGTGGGTTGAACTCGATGTCATGGGATACGGCTTCCGGCATGGATTTAGAGGCCAAGCTTCTTCAATCTTTCCGACATTGTATAGTAAAGCTCTTGAAATTAGACGGGTCCGACTGGTTATTTAGACAAAATGATGGAGCCGACGAGGATTTAATCGATCGTGTAGCCGCAAGGGAGAGGTTTCTTTACGATGCTGAAGCTAAACAGATGAACCAGGCTCTTTGTACGGGTGAATCTCAATACTCATCTCCAGAAAGGAAGTACGGTTCAACACTGAAGAGCAACGAGGCAAGTCTCGCCAACATTTTAATTTCATCTGTTCCTCAGTGTGGCGAGGGCTGCATTTGGAAAGCCGATTTAATAATAAGCTTTGGAGTATGGTGCATTCATCGGATCCTTGATCTTTCGCTGATGGAAAGCCGACCCGAGCTGTGGGGAAAATACACTTATGATCTTAATCGTCTCCAG GGTATCATAGATCCGGCATTTTCGAAACCTCGTTCCCCAATGTTACCCTGCTTCTGCCTTCAAATCCCGGCGGACTACCAGCAAAGATCGAGTCCTCCAGTTTCAAACGGAGTGTTGCCCCCAACCGCGAAACCTGGCCGGGGAAAGTGTACAAATGCAGCCACGCTCTTGGATATAATCAAGGATGTGGAGATCGCTATTTCTTGCCGGAAAGGTCGATCGGGCACTGCTGCCGGCGACGTAGCTTTCCCGAAGGGAAAAGAGAACTTGGCTTCTGTTCTTAAACGCTACAAACGCAGATTGTCCAATCTAGTTGGCACACATGAAGGCCTCAGTTCACGCAAGGTCCCGACATCAGCACCTCTGTCGGCTTCTTATGGATCATAG
- the LOC121210126 gene encoding uncharacterized protein, translating to MEAGHVFVELVRDAIVANRRMARSMNVEVYSRCSETFRITETIGRRPSIPPRSYGVDLRNRRCDCRRFQTLHYPYAHVVAACAKVSLNVDQFIDEVYTLERTLRVWENEFPVLPNLSTWEVPQTTFELIPDKGLRRNPRGRPQSSRIRNEMDIREM from the coding sequence ATGGAGGCAGGACACGTGTTTGTCGAacttgtcagggatgcaattgttGCAAACCGTCGGATGGCAAGGTCAATGAACgtagaagtatattcacgatGTAGTGAAACGTTTCGCATTACAGAGACCATCGGTCGTCGACCCAGTATTCCACCTAGGTCATACGGGGTTGATCTTCGAAATAGACGGTGCGACTGTAGGAGgttccaaacacttcattatccttATGCACATGTTGTGGCAGCTTGTGCTAAGGTCTCGCTCAATGTAGATCAATTTATCGATGAGGTGTACACACTTGAACGCACGTTGCGTGTATGGGAGAATGAGTTTCCCGTGCTTCCTAACCTATCTACTTGGGAGGTTCCTCAGACAACCTTTGAGCTTATCCCAGACAAAGGCTTGCGTAGGAACCCGAGAGGTCGTCCGCAATCATCAAGAATCCGTAACGAAATGGACATTAGAGAGATGTAA